One genomic region from Pyrinomonadaceae bacterium encodes:
- a CDS encoding tetratricopeptide repeat protein, whose amino-acid sequence MSRNRSVLILLSLIFASTGALTGCSNVAESTETKTTVEAKESSAAGKIPITTSSEEARKAFLQGRDLNEKLLIQDSITHFDRAISLDPNFAWAELSRANVSPTGKEFFDHLKKAVSLADKASNGEKLLILSTEAGANGNPAKQKEHLDQLIAAYPNDERANFALAGYHFGQQQMPQAIQYYKKATELEPKFSSAFNLLGYAYRQNEEYANAEGAFKKYIELIPNDPNPYDSYAELLLKMGKFDDAITQYRKALSIDQNFINAHQGIAMALLYKGDAAQATAELQKITDKARSDAERRTALFALTVVDVDSGKWDKALADVDQQYALGEKTSDVPGMTGDLQLKGNILLEMGRYDDAKTQFEKGLKMTEASTLSQEIKDNARLFHHYNLARVALGKKDLPAAKREGDAFRTGTEAKKNPAQMRQAHQLIGLIALEMKDYEKAVSEFQQANQQNPYDLYRLCQAYQGKGDAGQAKTFCGKAANFNSLPAINYAFVRTKAAKA is encoded by the coding sequence ATGTCACGCAACAGATCCGTTCTGATTTTACTTTCCCTGATCTTCGCTTCGACGGGCGCCCTAACCGGTTGTTCAAACGTGGCCGAGAGTACTGAGACCAAGACTACGGTTGAAGCCAAGGAATCGAGTGCCGCCGGGAAGATTCCCATCACTACTTCTTCCGAGGAAGCGCGCAAGGCTTTTCTGCAAGGCCGGGATCTCAACGAGAAGTTGCTGATCCAGGATTCCATCACGCACTTCGACAGGGCAATCTCGCTCGATCCCAACTTTGCCTGGGCAGAGCTGAGCCGGGCCAACGTTAGTCCTACGGGAAAAGAATTTTTTGATCACCTGAAGAAAGCGGTGAGCCTCGCCGACAAAGCTTCCAATGGCGAGAAGCTGCTTATCCTCAGCACGGAAGCCGGCGCTAACGGCAATCCGGCGAAACAGAAGGAACACCTTGACCAGCTAATCGCCGCTTATCCGAATGACGAGCGGGCGAACTTTGCGCTGGCTGGTTACCACTTCGGCCAACAGCAGATGCCGCAGGCGATTCAGTATTACAAGAAGGCGACTGAGCTCGAGCCAAAGTTTTCTTCAGCCTTCAACCTGCTCGGCTATGCGTACCGCCAGAACGAGGAGTACGCGAACGCCGAAGGTGCGTTCAAGAAATACATTGAGCTGATTCCTAACGATCCGAATCCGTATGACTCGTACGCGGAACTGCTTTTGAAGATGGGCAAGTTTGACGATGCGATCACGCAGTACCGCAAAGCCCTGTCGATCGATCAGAACTTCATTAACGCTCATCAGGGCATTGCGATGGCTTTGCTTTACAAGGGCGACGCGGCTCAAGCGACGGCTGAGTTACAGAAGATTACCGACAAGGCGCGCAGTGATGCGGAACGGCGCACGGCGTTGTTTGCTTTGACGGTGGTGGATGTCGATAGCGGCAAATGGGACAAGGCGCTGGCGGATGTCGACCAGCAATACGCTCTGGGAGAGAAGACCAGCGATGTGCCGGGGATGACCGGCGACTTGCAGCTCAAGGGAAACATCCTGCTTGAGATGGGCAGGTATGACGACGCGAAGACGCAATTTGAGAAAGGTTTGAAGATGACCGAAGCGTCAACTCTTTCCCAGGAGATCAAGGACAACGCGCGACTGTTTCATCATTACAATCTCGCGCGCGTGGCTTTGGGCAAGAAAGACTTGCCGGCGGCGAAGCGGGAAGGTGACGCGTTTCGCACCGGCACTGAGGCGAAGAAGAACCCGGCGCAGATGCGGCAAGCCCATCAACTCATCGGACTGATCGCGCTTGAGATGAAGGATTATGAGAAGGCGGTCAGCGAGTTTCAGCAAGCCAATCAGCAGAATCCGTACGATCTGTATCGCTTGTGCCAGGCGTATCAGGGCAAAGGTGATGCGGGTCAGGCGAAAACGTTTTGCGGGAAGGCTGCGAACTTTAATTCGCTGCCGGCTATTAATTACGCGTTTGTAAGGACGAAAGCGGCGAAGGCGTGA
- a CDS encoding META domain-containing protein — translation MKRLQWLITLLLVTTLPACARQQDPVASAANQSATATGATTPDTLPANAHDQKRTDELSGTSWKLVKLQTGDEETHVPDDGSKYTITFGANGRVTTRVDCNQASSTWKTPRAGELQFGSWSRGSAKCGPGSLHDKIVTEGANPRSYSIKDGHLFLSGMAAGGYYELEPLTTKQE, via the coding sequence ATGAAGAGACTTCAATGGCTCATTACACTTCTGTTGGTAACGACTCTTCCTGCTTGCGCACGACAACAAGATCCGGTGGCGTCGGCCGCTAATCAAAGTGCTACCGCGACCGGGGCAACGACGCCGGACACTCTGCCTGCAAACGCGCATGACCAGAAGCGGACCGATGAACTTTCCGGGACGTCCTGGAAACTGGTGAAGCTGCAAACAGGAGATGAGGAGACGCACGTGCCGGATGACGGGTCGAAGTACACCATCACCTTTGGCGCCAACGGCCGCGTAACCACGCGCGTTGATTGCAACCAAGCCAGTAGTACCTGGAAGACACCGCGCGCGGGTGAACTGCAATTTGGATCGTGGTCGAGAGGGAGTGCTAAGTGTGGCCCCGGTTCCCTTCACGATAAGATTGTTACCGAGGGCGCCAACCCGCGCTCGTACTCGATCAAAGATGGGCACCTGTTCTTATCGGGAATGGCTGCCGGCGGTTACTACGAGTTGGAGCCGCTCACGACGAAGCAGGAATGA
- a CDS encoding alpha/beta hydrolase, producing MRTKRTSILRAVFIVLCGLTAVAAQAQNKLPRNTREGFITTRDGVRIHYYESKPKSPNRNPTLLFVPGLMTPGWIWEHQLAHFARAHRVVAMDPRSQGQSSKPADGHYPAARARDIKSVVDQLKLKPVVLVAYTSAVTEAASYVDQFGTETLAGLVLVNGIAGREYDEATLSGLLAFTNSFQLDRRKAADRFVRGLYKKPQSEDYIRRMTQATLRMPTDSVVALIVGGVSSDNRPALAKIDKPTLIVVALVRPWMQFYEDLQKRIRGSRMEIFEDAGHALFVDEAARFNRLLESFLKTLQN from the coding sequence ATGCGGACTAAACGCACTTCGATCCTGCGAGCGGTGTTCATCGTTCTCTGTGGCTTAACCGCAGTCGCGGCGCAGGCGCAAAACAAACTCCCGCGTAACACCAGAGAGGGATTCATAACTACGCGCGATGGAGTGCGGATTCATTACTACGAGTCCAAACCCAAATCGCCGAATCGGAATCCGACCCTCCTGTTTGTCCCGGGCCTGATGACGCCCGGATGGATTTGGGAGCATCAGCTTGCACACTTCGCCCGGGCCCACCGCGTGGTGGCGATGGACCCGCGCTCACAAGGTCAATCTTCGAAGCCTGCCGACGGCCACTACCCGGCGGCGCGGGCCCGCGACATAAAAAGCGTCGTGGACCAATTGAAATTGAAACCGGTGGTGCTGGTGGCCTACACCTCAGCGGTCACCGAAGCTGCTTCCTACGTAGATCAATTCGGCACCGAAACCCTCGCCGGCCTGGTTCTGGTGAACGGGATTGCCGGGCGCGAGTACGACGAGGCGACGCTGTCCGGCCTGCTCGCCTTCACGAACTCATTTCAGCTCGACCGGCGGAAGGCGGCCGACCGTTTCGTGCGCGGACTGTATAAGAAGCCGCAGAGTGAGGACTACATTCGCAGGATGACGCAGGCGACGCTGCGGATGCCGACCGATTCCGTCGTGGCGCTAATCGTCGGAGGCGTGTCGTCCGATAACCGTCCGGCTTTGGCGAAGATCGATAAGCCGACGCTCATCGTCGTCGCGCTGGTCAGACCGTGGATGCAATTTTACGAGGATTTGCAGAAGCGCATTCGCGGGTCGCGCATGGAGATTTTCGAAGACGCGGGGCACGCGCTGTTTGTGGACGAGGCCGCGCGGTTTAATAGGCTGCTTGAGTCATTTCTTAAAACACTGCAGAACTGA
- a CDS encoding dienelactone hydrolase family protein, with the protein MERKTAADYPQELLDLFHEYQHGDIDRRAFLDGAAKFAIGGLTVAAIFREMTPNFAWAQQVPPADKRIKVGYEVVPSPAGNGTIKGYLARPAKSGKRPVVLVIHENRGLNPYIEDVARRFAIANFIAFAPDGLTSVGGYPGDEDKARAAFRNVDGKKMTEDFVAAAKWLKARKDSNGKLGAVGFCFGGGMVNQLAVLLGSDLNAGVAFYGRQAGVADVPKISAPLMFNYAGNDQGVNSGIAAYEAALKANNKVFESHMYEGKQHGFHNDTTPRYDEAAAKLAWTRTLEWFIRYLR; encoded by the coding sequence ATGGAACGTAAAACAGCAGCCGACTATCCGCAGGAGTTGTTAGACCTCTTTCACGAATACCAACACGGCGACATTGACCGCCGCGCTTTCCTCGATGGCGCCGCTAAGTTTGCGATCGGCGGCCTGACCGTCGCGGCAATTTTCCGGGAAATGACGCCGAACTTCGCCTGGGCTCAGCAGGTGCCGCCCGCTGACAAACGCATCAAGGTTGGTTACGAAGTTGTGCCCTCCCCGGCCGGAAACGGCACCATCAAAGGCTACCTCGCGCGCCCGGCAAAAAGTGGCAAGCGCCCGGTCGTGCTCGTCATTCACGAAAACCGCGGACTCAATCCTTATATCGAAGACGTGGCGCGTCGCTTCGCGATCGCCAACTTCATCGCCTTTGCGCCCGATGGCTTGACGTCGGTCGGAGGTTATCCCGGCGACGAAGACAAAGCTCGCGCTGCTTTTCGGAACGTGGATGGAAAGAAGATGACCGAAGATTTCGTCGCGGCAGCCAAGTGGCTCAAAGCCCGTAAAGATTCCAACGGCAAACTTGGCGCGGTCGGTTTTTGTTTCGGCGGCGGAATGGTGAATCAACTGGCCGTGCTGCTGGGCTCTGATCTGAACGCCGGCGTTGCGTTCTATGGCCGGCAGGCGGGCGTCGCTGATGTCCCGAAGATTTCCGCGCCGCTGATGTTTAATTACGCGGGCAACGACCAGGGGGTTAACTCCGGCATCGCAGCCTATGAAGCGGCGCTGAAAGCCAACAACAAAGTGTTTGAGTCACACATGTATGAAGGCAAACAGCACGGCTTCCACAACGACACCACGCCGCGTTATGACGAAGCCGCCGCCAAGCTGGCCTGGACGCGCACGCTCGAATGGTTCATCAGATATTTGCGGTGA
- a CDS encoding tyrosinase family protein — protein sequence MKNKITRRGFIKTAGVAVSAAIIVPTAFDIESIVQAAPVMRRSIAGLTASSPTIVSYRNAITAMKALPDSNPISWGYQAGIHASSGGGGFPAWNTCEHHTFFFWSWHRMYLYWFERIIRKHSGDANFALPFWNYSAGTLASRKIPAMFRDSSSVLFASRKAAMNNGTGALLTSAVNTSAGMSETDFGDGQESLESTPHDDVHVGVGGGMGSVATAAKDPLFYIHHCNIDRLWNLWLAQGGGRTNPLSHTQWKNKKFTFFDENGAEVKMSGCQVLRAAAQLNYTYESEPTQVKQFCLNIILPPFIFQREILFRVPMQPMTLRSEKMTISMDIRPFRQRLTTLAASTRDDIILEVENVEADRPPGVTYEIYVGLPADAEPDPKSPFYVGNMSLFSTGIRSDTHHQFKPARFSFRLNRALNAALKSAGDTMPVTIVPRDIEIDGRPTAGQSQSDVRVGGAVMTIKRRRRR from the coding sequence ATGAAGAACAAAATCACTCGTCGCGGGTTTATCAAAACCGCAGGCGTTGCAGTTTCTGCTGCGATCATCGTGCCGACCGCGTTCGACATCGAATCAATCGTGCAGGCCGCACCGGTGATGCGGCGCAGTATCGCGGGCCTAACCGCCAGTAGCCCGACCATCGTTTCGTATCGCAATGCCATCACTGCGATGAAGGCCCTGCCCGATAGCAATCCGATCAGTTGGGGTTATCAGGCAGGCATCCATGCCTCATCGGGCGGAGGCGGTTTTCCAGCCTGGAACACTTGCGAGCACCACACCTTCTTCTTCTGGTCCTGGCACCGGATGTATCTTTACTGGTTTGAGCGAATCATTCGAAAGCATTCGGGCGACGCGAACTTTGCGCTGCCCTTCTGGAACTATTCCGCCGGTACGCTGGCATCCCGGAAAATCCCCGCCATGTTTCGCGACTCATCGAGCGTGCTCTTCGCCAGCCGCAAAGCGGCTATGAATAATGGTACGGGAGCGCTACTCACATCCGCAGTCAACACCAGCGCCGGGATGAGTGAGACCGACTTTGGGGATGGACAGGAGTCACTTGAGAGCACCCCACACGATGATGTGCACGTGGGAGTCGGCGGAGGGATGGGATCCGTGGCCACGGCAGCTAAGGATCCATTGTTCTACATTCACCACTGCAACATCGACCGGCTCTGGAATCTCTGGCTGGCTCAAGGCGGGGGGCGCACCAATCCTCTTTCGCATACGCAGTGGAAGAACAAGAAATTTACCTTCTTCGATGAAAACGGGGCTGAGGTAAAGATGTCAGGCTGCCAGGTCCTGCGCGCCGCCGCGCAGCTGAACTATACGTACGAGAGTGAGCCGACGCAGGTTAAACAGTTCTGCCTGAACATCATCCTCCCGCCGTTCATCTTTCAAAGGGAAATTCTGTTCCGCGTCCCCATGCAGCCGATGACGCTCCGTTCCGAAAAAATGACAATTTCCATGGACATCAGACCGTTCCGGCAGCGGCTTACCACACTGGCGGCGAGCACGAGGGACGACATAATTCTTGAGGTGGAAAACGTGGAAGCTGATCGGCCGCCGGGCGTCACTTACGAAATCTACGTTGGCCTGCCCGCCGATGCTGAACCTGATCCGAAGAGTCCGTTCTACGTCGGCAACATGTCGCTGTTCAGTACCGGCATACGCAGCGACACGCACCACCAGTTTAAGCCGGCTCGCTTCTCGTTCCGTCTCAATCGCGCGCTCAACGCAGCGCTAAAGTCGGCGGGAGACACCATGCCGGTAACCATCGTCCCGCGAGACATTGAGATCGATGGCAGGCCGACCGCCGGCCAATCTCAGTCGGACGTAAGAGTTGGTGGCGCGGTCATGACCATAAAGAGGAGGCGGCGGCGATAA
- the pepE gene encoding dipeptidase PepE, with protein MTTESSNTTRLLLISNSTLHGSGYLDHAANEISDFLGDVKRVLFVPYALHDESKYATQARARFEKIGYALDSIHTAIEPAKAVREAEAIFIGGGNTFRLLKALYDQEVLDAIRERVRAGMPYIGSSAGSNVAAPTIRTTNDMPIVQPPSLEALRLVRFQINPHYLDADPNSTHKGETREERIVQFLEDNETPVVGLREGAMLRIENGATLLKGSTGARIFRRGHEPVETLPGAYLDELLA; from the coding sequence ATGACGACTGAATCAAGCAACACAACTCGCCTTTTACTAATTAGCAATTCGACACTTCATGGCAGCGGGTATCTCGATCATGCGGCGAACGAGATATCCGACTTTCTCGGCGACGTGAAGCGAGTGCTGTTTGTTCCTTACGCGCTTCACGACGAGTCGAAGTATGCAACTCAGGCGCGCGCGCGGTTTGAAAAGATCGGCTACGCGCTCGATTCAATTCACACGGCGATTGAACCTGCGAAGGCTGTTCGTGAGGCGGAAGCAATCTTTATCGGCGGCGGTAATACCTTTCGGCTTCTGAAGGCGCTCTATGATCAAGAGGTGCTCGACGCTATCCGCGAGCGGGTCCGCGCGGGGATGCCTTACATCGGATCGAGCGCCGGCTCGAATGTCGCCGCGCCTACCATCCGGACAACCAACGACATGCCCATCGTGCAGCCGCCGTCCTTAGAAGCGCTTCGTTTGGTCCGATTTCAGATCAATCCGCATTACCTGGATGCGGATCCAAATTCGACGCACAAGGGAGAGACGCGCGAAGAAAGAATTGTTCAGTTCCTCGAAGACAACGAAACGCCGGTGGTCGGCCTGAGAGAAGGCGCGATGCTGAGAATTGAAAACGGCGCGACGCTATTGAAGGGTTCGACCGGAGCGCGCATTTTCCGAAGAGGACATGAACCGGTTGAGACTCTGCCGGGTGCCTACCTCGATGAGTTGCTTGCTTAG
- a CDS encoding alpha/beta hydrolase, protein MTKSTLLALLCSLFTQSLTVAQQPAKLEDPPWIKLVATQRIFYAVPGMERIRPQKDLTYKSVSKEELKLDVYQPRSRRRGALSPAIVFVHGGAIPSNLRTKPKEWGAYVSLGQLAAASGFVGITFNHRFYGWDMYPLSDARSDVSAAIAYVRDNAARLGVDKNRICLWSLSAGSVLLSSPISEPPSHIRCLVFYYPIMDLEPMRKQRPAITDDVTREFSPINRLRRARFTFPPIFIARAGREEPALNAAVDTFIQVAVERKATLDFSNHPDGRHGFDVLDDNARTREIIKRTIEFIKTRND, encoded by the coding sequence ATGACTAAATCGACCTTACTTGCCCTGCTGTGTTCGCTCTTCACGCAATCGCTGACCGTCGCGCAGCAGCCGGCGAAGTTAGAAGACCCGCCGTGGATTAAGCTAGTCGCCACCCAGCGAATTTTTTATGCGGTTCCCGGCATGGAGAGAATCCGGCCGCAGAAGGACCTGACCTACAAGAGCGTTTCTAAAGAAGAACTCAAGCTGGATGTATATCAGCCCCGCAGTCGCCGGCGCGGCGCACTGAGTCCGGCCATCGTCTTCGTTCACGGCGGCGCAATTCCCTCGAACTTGCGCACCAAGCCGAAAGAGTGGGGCGCATACGTCTCTCTTGGTCAACTGGCGGCGGCCTCCGGCTTCGTTGGCATCACATTCAATCACCGCTTCTATGGTTGGGACATGTATCCACTGTCGGATGCCCGCAGTGATGTCTCCGCGGCGATCGCTTATGTGCGCGATAACGCAGCGCGACTTGGCGTTGACAAGAATCGCATTTGTCTTTGGTCGCTGTCGGCCGGCAGCGTATTGCTCAGTTCGCCGATCAGCGAGCCTCCATCGCACATTCGCTGCCTCGTCTTTTATTATCCGATCATGGATCTGGAACCGATGCGCAAACAGCGGCCCGCCATCACCGATGACGTCACCCGCGAGTTTTCGCCGATTAATCGTCTGAGAAGAGCGCGCTTCACTTTTCCGCCGATCTTTATCGCCAGAGCTGGCCGTGAAGAGCCCGCCTTAAACGCCGCAGTCGACACTTTTATCCAGGTGGCGGTTGAGAGGAAAGCAACTCTGGATTTCAGCAATCACCCGGACGGACGCCACGGCTTTGATGTGCTCGACGATAATGCGAGGACCCGCGAGATCATCAAACGGACCATAGAGTTCATAAAAACGCGAAACGACTGA
- a CDS encoding phosphoglycerate mutase family protein, with translation MPYSRKLRWLAGLSLLAVSSICLFVSSVGSRPAAGATSPQEDFKATTVFLVRHAERADAPREDPPLLETGTARAQALARILAKSGIKAIYTSQYLRTKATGEPLAKQLGIESVAISLKTSAANPRQVTPESIKEITDKIFQRPGENALVIGHSNSVPDVIKALGGDVVPTIDEKEFNDLFVVTVYAKGKATVTHLKY, from the coding sequence ATGCCCTATTCTCGAAAATTAAGATGGTTGGCGGGCCTGAGCCTGCTTGCGGTCTCAAGCATCTGCCTCTTTGTTTCCAGCGTGGGGAGCCGACCCGCGGCCGGCGCGACGTCTCCGCAGGAAGACTTCAAAGCGACCACCGTGTTTCTGGTGCGTCACGCAGAACGAGCGGACGCCCCACGCGAGGACCCGCCGCTGCTGGAAACGGGAACCGCCCGGGCGCAGGCACTTGCACGCATCCTGGCAAAATCCGGAATTAAGGCCATCTACACATCTCAGTACCTTCGCACCAAGGCCACTGGGGAACCGCTCGCGAAGCAGTTGGGCATCGAAAGCGTCGCGATCTCGCTGAAGACGAGTGCGGCCAATCCCAGACAGGTGACGCCGGAGTCTATTAAGGAGATAACCGATAAGATTTTTCAGAGACCGGGTGAGAACGCGCTGGTAATTGGCCACAGCAACTCAGTGCCCGATGTGATCAAAGCACTGGGCGGAGATGTGGTTCCGACCATAGACGAAAAAGAGTTTAATGATCTGTTTGTGGTAACTGTCTATGCCAAGGGCAAGGCCACGGTTACTCATCTGAAGTATTAA
- a CDS encoding alpha/beta fold hydrolase, which yields MTVIKARTKLSYEFGAFRVDVTERLLFHKNSLVSLTPKAFDTLLALVEHNGQLLTTEELMTQVWPDSFVEGNNLAQNISTLRKVLGAGGAKYIETVPKRGYRFVADVKEIRDEVGTHASGMQHSGGLRTSAIVDGGQVGTHASGMQHSGGVRTPVTLDRPPETMYARSGDVNIAYQVIGEAPIDLVFVMGWVSHLEYFWREPSFARFLMRLASFARLILFDKRGTGLSDRVPLNELPTLEQRMDDVRAVMDAVGSERAALCGVSEGGPMCSLFAATYPEKTLALVMMGTYAKRIRDDDYPWAPTTEQRQHFFEEMREQWGGPVGLEERAPSVAGDPKFREWWATYLRMGASPGAALALTQMNAEIDVRPVLPSVHVPTLVIHRTGDQCLKVEEGRYVAEHIPNAKYVELPGEDHLPFVGDQDAILDEVEEFLTGVRQTQERDTVLATVLSTQIIDSNAHAQRLGNEQWYALLNRLREQVRKEIEWFRGRGIDMVGDRPLAIFDGPARAIRCACAITESASRLGVLMRAGLHTGECEMESLSGGVTSDVKVRGLAPLVGAQVANRAAAREVLVSSTVKDLVAGSGIEFADKGVHTFADLPGDWRLFAVERGTVTLRR from the coding sequence ATGACCGTGATCAAAGCCCGGACAAAGCTTTCCTACGAATTCGGAGCCTTTCGGGTGGATGTGACCGAGCGCCTGCTTTTCCACAAAAACAGCCTTGTTTCGCTGACTCCTAAGGCATTTGACACCCTCCTCGCCCTCGTTGAGCACAACGGTCAACTGCTCACCACTGAGGAGTTAATGACGCAGGTTTGGCCGGATAGCTTCGTCGAGGGAAACAATCTGGCCCAAAACATTTCGACGTTGAGAAAGGTTCTGGGCGCCGGTGGAGCCAAGTACATCGAGACGGTGCCGAAACGTGGCTACCGGTTCGTCGCGGACGTGAAAGAGATTCGTGATGAAGTTGGTACGCATGCCTCTGGCATGCAGCACTCCGGAGGACTGCGTACCTCCGCTATCGTCGACGGCGGCCAGGTCGGCACGCATGCCTCTGGCATGCAGCACTCCGGAGGAGTGCGTACCCCCGTCACTCTCGACCGCCCTCCCGAGACGATGTACGCGCGCAGTGGCGATGTGAATATCGCCTACCAGGTGATTGGGGAAGCCCCGATTGATCTCGTCTTCGTCATGGGTTGGGTTTCGCATCTCGAGTATTTTTGGCGCGAGCCGAGTTTCGCGCGCTTCCTCATGCGCCTCGCTTCTTTCGCGCGGCTCATTCTCTTTGATAAACGCGGCACCGGACTTTCGGACCGCGTGCCGCTTAATGAATTGCCTACCCTTGAGCAGCGCATGGACGACGTCCGGGCGGTAATGGATGCGGTCGGATCAGAACGCGCAGCGCTTTGCGGCGTCTCTGAAGGCGGGCCCATGTGCAGTCTTTTTGCCGCGACCTATCCGGAAAAAACGCTCGCCCTGGTCATGATGGGTACCTACGCCAAACGGATTCGTGACGATGATTACCCCTGGGCGCCCACCACCGAACAGCGCCAACACTTTTTCGAAGAGATGCGTGAACAGTGGGGCGGGCCGGTTGGTCTCGAAGAACGCGCGCCCAGCGTCGCCGGCGATCCGAAGTTTCGCGAATGGTGGGCCACCTATCTGCGCATGGGCGCCAGTCCGGGCGCCGCCCTGGCCCTGACTCAGATGAACGCGGAGATCGATGTGCGCCCGGTCTTGCCGTCAGTTCATGTGCCGACGCTGGTCATTCATCGTACTGGCGACCAGTGTTTGAAAGTAGAAGAAGGCCGATATGTAGCGGAGCACATTCCGAATGCGAAGTACGTGGAACTACCGGGCGAGGATCATCTTCCTTTCGTGGGCGATCAGGATGCGATTCTCGATGAAGTTGAGGAATTTTTGACCGGCGTCCGCCAGACGCAGGAGCGTGACACGGTTCTGGCTACGGTTTTGTCCACTCAGATCATCGACTCGAACGCGCATGCCCAACGTCTGGGAAATGAACAGTGGTATGCGCTCCTTAATCGCTTGCGCGAGCAGGTGCGGAAAGAGATTGAGTGGTTCCGGGGACGCGGGATCGACATGGTCGGCGATCGCCCGCTCGCAATTTTCGATGGGCCGGCACGTGCGATTCGATGTGCGTGCGCGATCACCGAGTCCGCCTCGCGCCTGGGTGTCTTGATGCGTGCGGGGTTACACACCGGCGAGTGTGAGATGGAGAGTTTGTCGGGCGGGGTGACAAGTGATGTGAAGGTGCGCGGCCTTGCTCCGCTCGTCGGCGCGCAAGTGGCAAACCGCGCGGCCGCCCGCGAAGTTCTGGTTTCCAGCACGGTTAAGGATCTAGTGGCCGGTTCAGGAATCGAGTTTGCGGACAAGGGGGTTCACACCTTCGCTGACCTTCCCGGTGACTGGCGACTCTTTGCTGTTGAGCGCGGAACGGTGACACTGCGGCGGTGA